In Falco biarmicus isolate bFalBia1 chromosome 7, bFalBia1.pri, whole genome shotgun sequence, a single window of DNA contains:
- the LOC130152696 gene encoding formin-1-like — MTNLASIMEGTHTVLQLHKPIMELCYISFYHPEGKVRGFTYKGCVTLDRTSKRFCSCYQVRERMEMELREQPYENFGDIIFKQTTTKDILIELYKLTAEKEKLLSSFLRSHHILGLNTGHQEGKRQDVSGVLKIKGDDYSSFTHQQEFFQDSPKRDNLNHKKMRKYRRKESFEEFRHRKGGKKIHEHLSLLSVQDKQLENKMLLPTRFPTRSFPSSFSVSSWLTVKDCQAHSCIIGFSHYQHRTPRTNLCSVTTAVEDMVL; from the exons ATGACTAATTTGGCAAGCATAATGGAAGGCACGCATACTGTCCTTCAATTGCACAAACCCATAATGGAGCTTTGTTACATCAGCTTCTATCATCCAGAGGGAAAAGTCAGAGGATTTACATACAAGGGCTGTGTAACTCTGGATAGAACCAGTAAACGTTTCTGTAGCTGCTACCAAGTAAGGGAGAGAATGGAGATGGAGCTGAGAGAACAGCCATATGAAAACTTTGGAGATATTATTTTCAAGCAAACTACCACAAAAGACATTCTCATTGAACTGTACAAACTAactgctgaaaaggaaaaactgttaTCCAGTTTTCTGAGGTCACATCATATTCTGGGCCTTAACACAGGACATCAGGAAGGAAAGCGACAGGATGTTTCTGGAGTCTTGAAAATTAAAGGTGATGATTACTCCAGTTTTACACATCAGCAGGAGTTCTTTCAGGATTCCCCGAAGAGAGACAATTTGAATCataaaaaaatgaggaaatacagaaggaaagagagcTTTGAGGAGTTTAGACACcggaaagggggaaaaaagatacaTGAACATCTTTCTTTACTGAGTGTGCAAGATAAGCAACTGGAAAATAAGATGCTGCTCCCCACAAGATTTCCTACCAGGAGTTTTCCcagctctttttctgtctccagtTGGCTAACAGTAAAAG ACTGCCAAGCCCACAGCTGCATCATCGGATTCTCCCATTACCAACACAGAACACCGCGGACGAATCTATGTTCAGTGACTACGGCCGTGGAAGACATGGTGCTATAA